A single genomic interval of Primulina huaijiensis isolate GDHJ02 chromosome 7, ASM1229523v2, whole genome shotgun sequence harbors:
- the LOC140980642 gene encoding tobamovirus multiplication protein 1-like isoform X1 yields the protein MNFLQIQLIRIERRVPDYGWTTQKVFHFMNFIVNGARAVSFGFHKLVFLLHQKAFTLVLLDLPGLLFFSTYALLVLFWAEIYHQARSLPTDNLRVFYISSNSAIYFIQVCIWVYIWINDNSVVEFIGKIFITVVSFIAALGFLLYGGRLFFMPRRFPIESRGRRKKLHEVGSVTAICFTCFLIRCFVVVLSALDSDASLDVLDHPVLNLIYYTLVEILPSALVLYILRKLPPKRISAPYHPMH from the exons ATGAACTTTCTGCAGATTCAACTAATAAGAATTGAACGAAGGGTGCCTGATTATGGTTGGACCACTCAAAAGGTTTTCCACTTCATGAACTTTATTGTGAATGGAG CCCGTGCTGTTTCATTTGGATTTCACAAACTAGTGTTTTTGTTGCATCAAAAG gcTTTCACTTTGGTACTGTTGGATCTTCCTGGCCTTCTGTTCTTCTCCACATATGCACTTCTTGTCCTTTTTTGGGCAGAGATATATCATCAG GCTAGAAGTTTGCCAACAGATAATCTGAGAGTTTTCTATATTTCTAGTAACAGCGCGATCTACTTTATACAG GTCTGCATCTGGGTATACATCTGGATCAATGACAACAGTGTTGTGGAATTTATTGGAAAGATTTTTATTACTG TGGTATCATTCATCGCTGCATTAGGTTTTCTGCTATACGGAGGACG GTTATTTTTTATGCCGAGGCGCTTTCCCATTGAATCCAGAGGGAGGAGAAAGAAGCTTCATGAG GTTGGATCGGTGACAGCTATATGTTTCACTTGTTTTCTAATAAGGTGCTTCGTG GTTGTGCTGTCAGCTTTGGATTCAGATGCATCACTTGATGTATTGGATCATCCTGTGCTGAATTTAATCTATTACACG CTGGTTGAGATTCTTCCATCAGCTCTCGTTCTGTATATCTTGCGAAAGCTACCCCCCAAACGGATATCAGCCCCATACCATCCCATGCACTAG
- the LOC140980642 gene encoding tobamovirus multiplication protein 1-like isoform X2, whose protein sequence is MNFIVNGARAVSFGFHKLVFLLHQKAFTLVLLDLPGLLFFSTYALLVLFWAEIYHQARSLPTDNLRVFYISSNSAIYFIQVCIWVYIWINDNSVVEFIGKIFITVVSFIAALGFLLYGGRLFFMPRRFPIESRGRRKKLHEVGSVTAICFTCFLIRCFVVVLSALDSDASLDVLDHPVLNLIYYTLVEILPSALVLYILRKLPPKRISAPYHPMH, encoded by the exons ATGAACTTTATTGTGAATGGAG CCCGTGCTGTTTCATTTGGATTTCACAAACTAGTGTTTTTGTTGCATCAAAAG gcTTTCACTTTGGTACTGTTGGATCTTCCTGGCCTTCTGTTCTTCTCCACATATGCACTTCTTGTCCTTTTTTGGGCAGAGATATATCATCAG GCTAGAAGTTTGCCAACAGATAATCTGAGAGTTTTCTATATTTCTAGTAACAGCGCGATCTACTTTATACAG GTCTGCATCTGGGTATACATCTGGATCAATGACAACAGTGTTGTGGAATTTATTGGAAAGATTTTTATTACTG TGGTATCATTCATCGCTGCATTAGGTTTTCTGCTATACGGAGGACG GTTATTTTTTATGCCGAGGCGCTTTCCCATTGAATCCAGAGGGAGGAGAAAGAAGCTTCATGAG GTTGGATCGGTGACAGCTATATGTTTCACTTGTTTTCTAATAAGGTGCTTCGTG GTTGTGCTGTCAGCTTTGGATTCAGATGCATCACTTGATGTATTGGATCATCCTGTGCTGAATTTAATCTATTACACG CTGGTTGAGATTCTTCCATCAGCTCTCGTTCTGTATATCTTGCGAAAGCTACCCCCCAAACGGATATCAGCCCCATACCATCCCATGCACTAG